Below is a window of Catalinimonas alkaloidigena DNA.
GAAGCAGGTAGACCTCCGGCAGCGGAATGAGCCACTGCATCAGGAAACCGAGAAGAAACACCGCCACGTACATCAGCGGCGGCGGAAATTTTACGTTGGCGTGGTTGGAGGGTGTCGTGCTCATCAGCCGTTTTTGTCGTCGTGGTTCACCAGGTCGATCACAATGCAGGTGGCCAGAATCGCGACGTCGTCTTCGCCGTCGACGATGTCCACCCCGTAGGTATCGCTCCAGGCGAAATAGTCTTTCGAAACGCGGGCTACCTCCCGACCGGAGCGCTCAAACACGTATTCGTGGCTGAAGAACGAGCCGGAAATGGTGTAATCGTTCGGGCCGGGAACATCGAGCGTGAAGTGACTCTTGAACCAGGAAAACTCCTTGACCACTTCGGCAAACAGGTCGCCCTGGCGGTAAATTTCGTACCGCGGTTTTAAACTCATCAGCTTTTGCGAAATGAAGGCCAGTTCCAGTCCGTCCCGGTCCTGAAAACTCAGCTTGTCGCCCCACGAAAACACTTTCCCTTCGATGCGGAACATGTCGTTCTGTTCGGCATCACGAATCACGAAAGTGTCGGCAAAAGACCAGATTTTTTGTTTGAGTAGGTAGCGCATGGATACAAAGGCAAGGTAAAGAATGCGCCAAAAATTAACACATTCCGGCGACCTGTCAGGCAGAAAGGGAGGAAAGGGCCCAACTGCGCATAAGC
It encodes the following:
- a CDS encoding LURP-one-related/scramblase family protein, producing MRYLLKQKIWSFADTFVIRDAEQNDMFRIEGKVFSWGDKLSFQDRDGLELAFISQKLMSLKPRYEIYRQGDLFAEVVKEFSWFKSHFTLDVPGPNDYTISGSFFSHEYVFERSGREVARVSKDYFAWSDTYGVDIVDGEDDVAILATCIVIDLVNHDDKNG